A region of Neovison vison isolate M4711 chromosome 7, ASM_NN_V1, whole genome shotgun sequence DNA encodes the following proteins:
- the ZFPM1 gene encoding zinc finger protein ZFPM1, whose amino-acid sequence MSRRKQSNPRQIKRSLGDVEAAEEAQAMDGTRLPEPEAGVPEPEPEPEATSPSSPDANPPPRPSPPPPTPPGGPQEMEGQEPDTRLEEESGVSWSGPDELKLLRKEGQSCVRARLSLAAGLSWGPFRGNVHSKVSSPGQLEPGPARTLLLEDEHCWLRSLPQALTEAEANAEIYRKDEALWCRLTKPVPAGGRLSALLLAAEPGAPPSHAVKTPAEPGGPAPADIQLLPQQAGMASILATAVINKDVFPCKDCGIWYRSERNLQAHLLYYCASRQSTGAPATAADDKPKETYPNERVCPFPQCRKSCPSASSLEIHMRSHSGERPFICLICLSAFTTKANCERHLKVHTDTLSGVCHSCGFISTTRDILYSHLVTNHMVCQPGSKAEIYSPGAGHPAAKLPPDSLASFQQPTALQGSLASTDVGLAPTPSPGLDRKAPVETTNGEARATPQNGGSSEPPAAPRAIKTEAATEEPEAEPGPPAASRTPSPPSPAAARVKAELSSPTPDCSPCPGELGLAAGALFLPQFAAAPPASEILAKMSELVHSRLQAGAGAQAGLFAGAPKGATCFECDITFNNVNNFYVHKRLYCSGRRAPDDAAPARRPKAPPAPARAPPGPPPADADAGRASPRTGTREDEAGGAATPEAEPEAEGGSRGSPSPGSGADEDDDPRRTLCEACNIHFSRHETYTVHKRYYCASRHDPPPRRPAPAGTPGTPAPAAPAAPPVRTRRRRKLYELHAAGAAPPPAAGPAPAPPGSAPEPPAASSSSSSSSPRPGSGGPDAADGPIDLSKKPRRQAALPAALPALADYHECTACRVSFHSLEAYLAHKKFSCPAAPRRLRAAPEDAAVVCPYCPPDGPVRGDLVEHLRLAHGLLLAQPPAGARTPSPAAPRDGLNGREPREPGPGAPDGSPRPGPPPPPPSPGPDAGPPRPPTPPPPRADKGVQTPGKAAPGGQRYCRLCNIRFSSLSTFIAHKKYYCASHAAEHGP is encoded by the exons ACGAGCTGAAGCTACTGCggaaggaagggcagagctgCGTCAGGGCTCGGCTCAGCCTCGCCGCGGGCCTGTCCTGGGGCCCCTTCCGTGGGAACGTGCACAGCAAGGTCTCATCGCCCGGGCAGCTGGAACCG ggccctgcccgGACGCTGCTGCTGGAGGACGAGCACTGCTGGCTGCGGTCGCTGCCCCAGGCCCTGACCGAGGCCGAAGCCAACGCGGAGATCTACAGGAAGG ACGAGGCCCTCTGGTGCAGACTCACCAAGCCGGTGCCCGCCGGCGGACGGCTGAGCGCGCTGCTCCTGGCGGCCGAGCCCGGGGCCCCCCCCAGCCACGCTGTGAAGACGCCAGCAGAGCCTGGGGGCCCGGCCCCCGCCGACATCCAGCTCCTGCCGCAGCAGGCCGGCATGGCGTCCATCCTGGCCACAGCGGTCATCAACA AAGACGTCTTCCCCTGCAAAGACTGTGGCATCTGGTACCGCAGCGAGAGGAACCTACAAGCCCACCTGCTGTACTACTGTGCCAGCCGCCAGAGCACCGGTGCCCCGGCCACAGCCGCCGACGACAAGCCCAAGGAGACCTACCCCAACGAGCGcgtctgcccctttccccagtgCCGCAAGAGCTGTCCCAGCGCCAGCTCCCTGGAGATCCACATGCGCAGCCACAGCG GAGAACGGCCCTTCATCTGTCTGATCTGCCTGTCGGCCTTTACCACCAAGGCCAACTGTGAGAGGCACCTGAAGGTGCACACAGACACGCTGAGCG GTGTCTGCCACAGCTGTGGCTTCATCTCCACCACAAGGGACATCCTCTACAGCCACCTGGTGACCAACCACATGGTCTGCCAGCCAGGGTCCAAGGCTGAGATCTACTCGCCAGGGGCCGGGCACCCCGCTGCCAAGCTCCCCCCAG ACAGTCTGGCCAGCTTCCAGCAGCCCACGGCCCTGCAAGGTTCCCTGGCTTCTACCGACGTCGGTCTGGCGCCCACCCCATCGCCAGGACTGGACAGGAAGGCCCCGGTGGAGACCACCAATGGAGAGGCCAGAGCCACCCCCCAGAATGGGGGCAGCAGCGAGCCCCCGGCAGCGCCCCGGGCCATCAAGACCGAGGCTGCCACGGAAGAGCCCGAGGCGGAGCCAGGGCCCCCGGCCGCATCGCGGACACCGTCCCCGCCCAGCCCCGCCGCGGCCAGGGTGAAGGCCGAGCTGTCCAGCCCCACGCCGGACTGCAGCCCCTGCCCTGGCGAGCTGGGGCTGGCGGCCGGCGCGCTCTTCCTGCCGCAGTTCGCCGCGGCGCCGCCGGCCTCCGAGATCCTGGCCAAGATGTCCGAGCTGGTGCACAGCCGGCTGCAGGCGGGCGCGGGGGCGCAGGCCGGGCTCTTCGCGGGGGCCCCCAAGGGCGCCACGTGCTTCGAGTGCGACATCACCTTCAACAACGTCAACAACTTCTACGTGCACAAGCGCCTCTACTGCTCCGGCCGCCGCGCGCCCGACGACGCGGCCCCCGCGCGCAGGCCCAAGgcgcccccggcccccgcccgcgCGCCCCCCGGGCCCCCGCCCGCAGACGCCGACGCGGGACGGGCGTCGCCTCGCACCGGGACGCGCGAGGACGAGGCGGGCGGCGCGGCCACCCCCGAGGCGGAGCCCGAGGCGGAGGGGGGCAGCCGGGGCAGCCCGAGCCCGGGCAGCGGGGCGGACGAGGACGACGACCCCCGCCGGACGCTGTGCGAGGCCTGCAACATCCACTTCAGCCGGCACGAGACCTACACGGTGCACAAGCGCTACTACTGCGCTTCGCGCCACGACCCGCCGCCGCGCCGGCCCGCGCCCGCCGGGACCCCGGGGACCCCGGCGCCCGCCGCTCCCGCCGCGCCTCCCGTGCGCACGCGCAGGCGCCGCAAGCTGTACGAGCTGCACGCGGCCGgcgcggccccgccccccgccgccgggCCCGCCCCCGCGCCGCCCGGCTCCGCCCCCGAGCCGCCCGCAGCGTCGTCGTCGTCGTCCTCCTCGTCGCCCCGGCCCGGAAGCGGCGGGCCCGACGCCGCCGACGGCCCGATCGACCTGAGCAAGAAGCCGCGGCGGCAGGCGGCCCTGCCCGCGGCCCTGCCCGCGCTGGCCGACTACCACGAGTGCACGGCCTGCCGCGTGAGCTTCCACAGCCTCGAGGCCTACCTGGCGCACAAGAAGTTCTCGTGCCCCGCGGCCCCGCGCCGCCTGCGCGCCGCCCCCGAGGACGCGGCCGTCGTGTGCCCGTACTGCCCGCCCGATGGGCCGGTGCGCGGTGACCTCGTGGAGCACCTCCGCCTGGCGCACGGCCTGCTGCTGGCCCAGCCCCCCGCCGGCGCCCGGACGCCCTCGCCCGCCGCCCCCCGCGACGGACTCAACGGCCGGGAACCCCGGGAGCCGGGCCCCGGCGCGCCCGACGGCagcccccggcccggcccgccgccgccgccaccctCCCCGGGCCCCGACGCGGGGCCGCCGCGCCCGCcgacgccgccgccgccccgcgcgGACAAGGGCGTGCAGACCCCGGGCAAGGCGGCGCCGGGCGGCCAGCGGTACTGCCGTCTGTGCAACATCCGCTTCAGCAGCCTGTCCACCTTCATCGCGCACAAGAAGTACTACTGCGCCTCGCACGCGGCCGAGCACGGGCCCTGA